In Candidatus Cohnella colombiensis, one DNA window encodes the following:
- a CDS encoding glucosaminidase domain-containing protein: protein MKPIRKQWFTHVVSALLLLIMAIFSVTSMNQIVAAAHPNNENLPLPIDLSISPPVTSFLPLYSKLNPIPEQVQEQAAELLTLPEIEPTEQIPQVTISTYEITAYYLNVREQSNPDSNILEVLKQGTLVQVLSTTANGWLQLKDGGYVKASYTKLVSEEAILAVTEQPSLEQAVVPIGEDLMALNNIDNIEPLSPTSIVESESGLSEVHIEELLEGTDLEDLGLAEAILEIEQDYGINAYFTIAVMKLESGNGKSKLAKKKNNLFGLNAISGDAYNKGLSFNTKEDCIRKFGQLIADKYVEKGYTTVEKIAKKYCPANSKWPVHVKAIMERDYKKL, encoded by the coding sequence GTGAAACCTATACGTAAACAATGGTTTACCCACGTCGTTAGCGCGCTGCTATTACTTATAATGGCGATCTTTTCAGTCACTTCGATGAATCAGATTGTGGCAGCTGCTCACCCCAATAATGAAAATCTTCCTCTTCCAATTGATCTTAGCATTAGCCCTCCTGTAACATCGTTTTTACCTCTGTACTCTAAGCTCAACCCAATACCTGAACAAGTTCAAGAACAAGCTGCAGAACTACTAACGCTACCTGAGATCGAGCCAACAGAGCAAATACCACAAGTTACGATCTCTACCTATGAGATCACTGCTTATTATTTGAATGTACGAGAACAGTCAAATCCTGATAGCAATATTCTTGAAGTACTAAAGCAAGGGACATTAGTTCAAGTTTTATCGACGACAGCTAATGGTTGGTTGCAATTAAAGGATGGCGGTTATGTAAAAGCAAGTTATACAAAGCTAGTAAGTGAGGAAGCTATACTTGCAGTTACAGAACAACCGTCTCTTGAACAGGCGGTAGTCCCGATCGGAGAAGATTTAATGGCATTAAACAACATAGACAACATAGAGCCTTTAAGTCCAACTTCGATAGTTGAATCTGAATCTGGATTAAGTGAGGTACATATTGAGGAGCTTCTTGAAGGAACTGATTTGGAGGATCTTGGTCTAGCCGAAGCGATCCTTGAGATCGAACAGGATTATGGGATTAATGCCTATTTCACGATAGCTGTTATGAAGCTAGAAAGTGGTAATGGAAAGAGTAAGCTCGCCAAGAAGAAAAACAATCTTTTCGGTCTGAATGCAATATCAGGTGACGCCTATAACAAGGGATTAAGCTTTAATACGAAAGAGGATTGCATTCGTAAATTCGGACAACTCATCGCAGACAAGTATGTGGAGAAGGGCTACACTACGGTGGAAAAAATTGCGAAGAAATATTGTCCCGCAAATTCGAAATGGCCAGTACACGTCAAGGCAATTATGGAACGGGACTATAAAAAACTATAA
- a CDS encoding DUF4362 domain-containing protein: protein MKKLLMISLIIVLSLTGCGDKAENKVVTEPVESAMKVETPSTKQGSSPIPITESIHGMRFIGLENIERFYQLAKEHKTTEIRVIQYTIEGDPIYYDMISDGSSVNLVIDNSEDAFGSPNIQKFNCSMLEKEETTTFTDYQLSECTGLNEPLSVMHISYNYAEQDLFDFNLQYGYHEMNVIDTFNDQLIIIGKDSELHTFSNYHLTDDEMQEIYRQFVLSNYLAEKTLSTVCNQKPQENYTINVKINGGTRDFAWSECDQSDDGIAMSKLVKSIVAILKQNADYPDIETLLYL from the coding sequence ATGAAGAAACTGCTAATGATTAGCTTGATTATCGTGTTATCTCTAACAGGCTGTGGAGACAAGGCCGAGAACAAAGTCGTAACTGAACCAGTGGAGTCGGCAATGAAAGTGGAGACACCGTCGACTAAGCAGGGAAGCTCTCCTATTCCGATCACAGAGAGTATCCATGGAATGCGATTCATTGGCCTCGAGAATATCGAGCGATTTTACCAATTGGCGAAGGAGCACAAGACTACTGAAATCCGTGTTATTCAATATACGATTGAAGGTGATCCGATCTACTATGATATGATTTCAGATGGTTCTAGCGTGAATCTGGTCATCGACAATTCGGAAGATGCATTTGGTTCACCTAACATTCAAAAATTCAATTGCAGCATGCTCGAGAAAGAAGAAACAACAACCTTCACAGACTATCAACTATCCGAGTGTACGGGGCTCAATGAGCCGCTATCGGTCATGCATATTAGCTATAACTACGCCGAGCAAGACCTATTCGATTTTAATTTGCAATATGGTTATCATGAAATGAACGTAATTGATACTTTCAATGATCAGTTGATTATTATTGGAAAGGACAGCGAGCTACATACCTTTTCTAACTATCATTTAACCGATGACGAGATGCAGGAGATCTATAGGCAATTCGTACTCTCCAATTATCTTGCGGAGAAGACTTTGTCAACAGTATGTAATCAAAAGCCCCAAGAAAACTATACGATTAACGTGAAAATAAACGGTGGGACACGAGACTTCGCTTGGAGCGAATGTGATCAAAGTGATGATGGGATAGCGATGTCAAAACTCGTGAAAAGCATTGTTGCCATATTAAAACAAAATGCAGACTATCCCGACATAGAAACGCTATTGTATTTGTAG
- a CDS encoding DinB family protein, giving the protein MLRPSIEEYPVFFDKYVQKVSDGEIEEVLNEQLSDALALLSGVDDARGNYRYGPDKWTLKEVIGHINDCERIMSYRLLRIARGDKTPMQSFDENQYVNAAIFNQLSLTQLIEEFTLIRKATIALIRGITDEAYSRTGTVSDHPMSARALAYVVAGHEKHHMLIIKERYLA; this is encoded by the coding sequence ATGTTAAGGCCATCGATTGAGGAATATCCAGTTTTCTTTGATAAGTATGTACAGAAGGTGTCTGATGGAGAAATTGAAGAAGTGCTCAATGAGCAATTGAGCGATGCACTTGCTTTATTATCAGGAGTAGATGACGCAAGAGGGAATTATCGCTATGGTCCTGATAAATGGACATTGAAAGAAGTCATCGGACATATTAACGACTGCGAACGCATCATGAGTTATCGCTTATTGCGAATCGCAAGAGGTGACAAGACACCAATGCAATCTTTTGATGAAAATCAATATGTGAACGCTGCAATCTTCAATCAATTATCGTTAACTCAACTCATAGAAGAATTTACATTAATTCGCAAAGCAACCATTGCTTTAATCCGCGGAATTACAGATGAAGCTTATTCCCGAACAGGAACAGTAAGCGATCATCCAATGTCAGCAAGAGCACTCGCATATGTCGTCGCTGGACATGAAAAGCATCATATGCTGATTATTAAAGAAAGATATTTAGCATAG
- the murI gene encoding glutamate racemase, with amino-acid sequence MTIGFFDSGIGGLTVLAEALRRLPTENYIYMADTLHVPYGPKPIVDVKGYIFDAIEQLMQEDIDALVVACNTATSIAVAELRNKYAIPIIGIEPAVKPAVEMNRETGRRVLVFATQLTLQQPKYYALVSRVDEEGIVDSLPLPELVTYCEELQFDKDIIGAYFREKLAPFNLDDYGIVVLGCTHYPFYADLLREILPSHIGIVDGSSGTIKRLSAMLYRYGMTKLEQGSGQVKFMCTSHEPHYIEKMRIALDYVMNKDYTI; translated from the coding sequence ATGACAATTGGATTTTTTGACTCCGGTATCGGTGGTCTCACTGTTCTTGCCGAGGCTCTTCGTAGATTACCGACTGAAAATTATATCTATATGGCAGATACTTTGCATGTTCCTTATGGTCCTAAACCGATCGTAGATGTGAAGGGCTACATCTTCGATGCAATTGAGCAATTGATGCAAGAAGATATTGACGCATTGGTCGTCGCATGCAATACAGCAACGAGCATTGCTGTAGCTGAATTGCGTAATAAATATGCGATCCCAATCATCGGAATAGAACCTGCTGTAAAGCCTGCGGTTGAGATGAATCGAGAAACAGGACGAAGAGTGCTCGTATTCGCCACCCAGTTAACATTGCAACAGCCGAAATATTACGCACTTGTTTCAAGAGTGGATGAGGAGGGAATCGTTGATTCTTTACCGCTTCCAGAGCTTGTAACCTATTGTGAAGAGCTTCAATTCGACAAAGACATTATTGGCGCATATTTCCGTGAAAAGCTTGCTCCGTTTAATTTAGATGATTATGGCATCGTTGTTCTCGGTTGCACCCACTATCCGTTTTATGCGGATCTATTGCGTGAAATATTGCCATCCCACATCGGTATTGTCGATGGGAGTTCAGGCACGATTAAACGTCTTTCAGCGATGCTTTATCGCTATGGTATGACGAAGCTTGAGCAAGGAAGTGGACAAGTTAAATTCATGTGTACAAGCCATGAACCTCATTATATTGAGAAGATGCGGATCGCATTAGATTATGTCATGAACAAGGATTACACGATTTAA
- a CDS encoding polysaccharide deacetylase family protein, giving the protein MFLHSRVVLVISVVALLLLTGFTNQQRPNDRSYYESRGEVVWEVPMNEKLIALTFDDGPDPKTTPQILELLSQYDAHATFFVIGNRMAKYPDIVKQEAFEGHEVANHTYNHVYFTPRVTMATIQEEIVKSQQQIEQITNQSCHWFRPPGGYYNEKVIQAARSHGYTVVLWSWHQDTNDWRTPGVKAIADKVLRNARNGDIVLLHDHVKGSNQTVEALKLILPELKNRGYRLVTVTELMEHKRSKASKDVKE; this is encoded by the coding sequence TTGTTTTTACATTCAAGAGTGGTCTTAGTAATTTCGGTTGTAGCTTTATTATTGTTAACCGGATTTACAAATCAACAGCGTCCGAATGATCGAAGCTATTATGAGTCTCGTGGCGAAGTTGTATGGGAAGTGCCGATGAATGAAAAGTTAATCGCATTAACCTTCGATGATGGACCCGACCCGAAGACAACTCCTCAAATATTAGAGTTGCTTAGTCAATATGATGCTCATGCGACTTTTTTCGTTATCGGGAATCGGATGGCAAAATATCCGGACATTGTAAAGCAAGAAGCATTTGAAGGACATGAAGTTGCTAATCATACATATAATCATGTCTACTTCACACCACGAGTAACAATGGCAACGATCCAAGAGGAGATTGTAAAGTCACAGCAGCAAATCGAACAGATTACGAACCAATCTTGTCATTGGTTCCGACCGCCTGGTGGATACTATAACGAAAAAGTGATTCAAGCTGCACGCAGTCATGGCTACACAGTTGTACTTTGGTCGTGGCATCAGGATACGAATGACTGGAGGACGCCAGGTGTTAAAGCGATCGCTGATAAAGTGCTTCGCAATGCACGCAATGGCGATATTGTATTGCTTCATGATCATGTTAAAGGGTCAAACCAGACCGTGGAAGCATTGAAGCTTATTTTGCCTGAATTAAAAAATAGAGGTTATCGACTGGTTACTGTTACAGAGCTGATGGAGCATAAGCGATCGAAAGCGAGTAAAGACGTGAAGGAATAA
- a CDS encoding rhomboid family intramembrane serine protease: MLFLRNETFKGYLKYYPITSCIIALNIVLFAVDFLFLDKQITYWGLFYAQSFYNDYGLDEPWRYVTSITLHGSFDHLLFNTFAIVIFAPPLERLFGHARYLLFYLVSGVFANVFSVIVYSGEVYPSVGASGAIYGLFGAYLYLAIFRRFAIDESTRKTIYITLIFGLIYSVIVPNISISAHVGGAISGFALMSLYAYLRTKRVIR, from the coding sequence ATGTTGTTTTTACGTAATGAAACGTTCAAAGGCTATCTCAAATATTATCCGATTACGTCGTGCATCATAGCCCTGAATATTGTACTGTTTGCAGTAGATTTTTTATTTCTAGATAAGCAAATCACTTATTGGGGTTTGTTTTATGCACAATCGTTTTATAACGACTATGGACTAGATGAGCCATGGCGTTATGTGACCTCAATTACGTTACATGGAAGCTTTGACCACTTGTTGTTCAATACTTTTGCAATTGTCATATTCGCCCCTCCTCTCGAAAGATTGTTCGGTCACGCTCGCTACCTTCTGTTTTACCTCGTTTCGGGAGTATTCGCGAACGTCTTTAGTGTAATTGTGTATTCAGGTGAGGTTTACCCTTCTGTCGGAGCATCAGGTGCAATCTACGGCTTATTCGGTGCTTACCTATACTTGGCTATCTTCCGTAGATTTGCAATCGATGAAAGTACGCGAAAGACGATCTATATTACGCTCATCTTTGGGTTGATCTACTCAGTTATTGTCCCGAATATTAGCATATCTGCGCATGTTGGCGGAGCAATTAGTGGCTTTGCTTTAATGAGCTTGTACGCTTATTTGCGAACAAAAAGGGTTATCCGTTAA
- a CDS encoding NAD(P)H-dependent oxidoreductase, whose translation MKIAAIVGSNRKESFNLKLTKFIQQRYAGKFDLEIVSITDLPFYNQEIENTPPEAVTTFKSKIKAADLVLWVVPEYNATVPGIMINAIDWLSRVEKVMTGKPSWIIGASMGNLGTVKAQMHLRAVLFTIGSPLLPSNEVYVGAVHEKIDASGTLIHEPTVQYLDLVVNNLITWYDRYHKTTVTA comes from the coding sequence ATGAAAATCGCAGCAATTGTAGGTAGCAATCGTAAGGAATCCTTCAATTTAAAGTTAACAAAATTCATACAACAACGCTATGCAGGAAAATTTGATCTTGAAATCGTGAGCATTACAGATTTACCCTTCTACAATCAAGAAATCGAAAATACGCCTCCAGAGGCTGTAACAACCTTTAAGTCAAAAATTAAAGCTGCTGATCTCGTACTGTGGGTAGTGCCTGAATATAACGCTACGGTTCCAGGTATTATGATCAATGCCATCGACTGGTTATCGCGTGTTGAGAAGGTGATGACCGGTAAGCCTTCTTGGATCATCGGAGCATCAATGGGTAATCTCGGTACAGTAAAAGCACAAATGCATTTACGTGCAGTTTTGTTCACTATAGGTTCACCATTGCTACCAAGCAATGAAGTGTATGTAGGTGCAGTACATGAAAAAATTGACGCTTCAGGAACGCTCATTCACGAACCAACTGTACAATATCTCGACCTTGTGGTGAACAACTTAATCACATGGTACGATCGCTATCATAAAACAACTGTGACTGCTTAA
- a CDS encoding GNAT family N-acetyltransferase, with amino-acid sequence MDMDKVKTREQLEQAFQIRKTVFVVEQGVAEEIEIDQYEDIANHVLVYDGEKPVGTGRVRFIDQNQIAKLERICVLPEYRKLHFGEKIMQALEQIAKESGVLKAKLHAQTHAAPFYEKQGYITSSEVFMEENIPHVLMIKQL; translated from the coding sequence ATGGATATGGATAAAGTAAAGACAAGAGAGCAATTAGAACAAGCCTTTCAAATTCGAAAAACAGTTTTCGTTGTGGAACAAGGTGTGGCAGAGGAAATTGAAATTGATCAATATGAGGATATAGCAAACCACGTTCTTGTTTATGATGGAGAAAAGCCTGTAGGAACAGGAAGAGTGCGGTTCATTGATCAAAATCAAATAGCCAAACTCGAAAGAATTTGTGTGTTGCCTGAGTACCGTAAGTTACACTTTGGTGAGAAAATCATGCAAGCTCTGGAGCAGATTGCTAAGGAAAGCGGTGTATTGAAAGCTAAGTTACATGCGCAGACACATGCCGCTCCATTTTATGAAAAGCAAGGGTATATCACTTCCTCGGAAGTTTTTATGGAAGAGAATATTCCCCATGTATTAATGATCAAGCAGCTATAA
- the rnz gene encoding ribonuclease Z yields MQFIFLGTGAGRPSSTRNVTSIALIVSDQKKQFWLFDVGEATQHRLLEQKLKLNKLERIFITHLHGDHLYGLPGLLSSRSFFEGAGPLQLIGPPGLRDYLTCIFEKSGVHLSYALDIVEINAEGLLFSNDAYTVEVAELEHRVQSFGYRVIERPKPGALNVALLSQYGVEPGPLFGKLKRGADLTLPSGQVIPSSELVLSSTPGRIATILGDTRPCNQSIQLAHHSDLLIHEATFATGMEMKAETYGHSTIAQAAQIAASAEVKQLVLTHFSARLSDQQLDDFITEAASIFPNIVAAYDRLMIRVPNNSNYN; encoded by the coding sequence TTGCAATTCATCTTTTTAGGTACTGGGGCGGGTCGACCGTCTTCTACGCGTAATGTCACGTCCATTGCATTGATTGTATCGGATCAAAAAAAACAATTTTGGCTCTTCGATGTAGGAGAGGCGACACAGCATCGGCTATTGGAACAGAAGCTGAAGCTTAACAAGCTCGAGCGGATTTTCATTACTCATTTACACGGCGATCATCTTTATGGGTTACCTGGTCTACTTAGCAGCCGTTCTTTCTTTGAAGGAGCGGGTCCTTTGCAATTGATCGGACCTCCGGGGTTACGCGACTATTTGACCTGCATTTTTGAAAAAAGTGGTGTACATCTGAGCTATGCTCTCGACATCGTTGAAATTAATGCAGAGGGTCTGCTGTTCTCTAATGACGCTTATACAGTCGAAGTAGCTGAGCTAGAACATCGGGTTCAAAGCTTTGGTTATCGTGTCATTGAGCGCCCCAAGCCTGGGGCATTAAATGTTGCGTTATTATCCCAGTATGGTGTTGAACCCGGTCCCCTATTTGGAAAGTTGAAGCGAGGAGCTGATTTGACTCTGCCTAGTGGTCAAGTCATTCCATCGTCAGAGCTCGTTCTATCCTCCACTCCAGGACGAATTGCTACCATACTTGGAGATACGCGTCCCTGTAACCAATCGATCCAACTAGCGCATCATTCAGATCTACTCATTCATGAAGCGACATTCGCGACTGGAATGGAGATGAAAGCTGAAACTTATGGGCATTCTACAATTGCGCAAGCTGCTCAAATCGCGGCTAGCGCAGAGGTGAAGCAACTTGTACTTACCCATTTCAGCGCGCGTTTATCTGATCAACAATTAGATGACTTTATAACAGAAGCAGCCTCCATATTTCCAAACATTGTAGCTGCTTACGATCGCTTAATGATTCGTGTACCGAACAACTCAAATTATAATTGA
- a CDS encoding prenyltransferase yields the protein MNKYNQFVKASRMKVMPVILIPILLGSASAYAWNDRFDLLLLIIALVGGGAIHLFSNMINDLWDYRSGADATAKATEGAISTHSGYLTNGIWSLRRFATITWALFAIAVVCGLLLAWLSGWEVLIFAAVGALIAYFYVAPPIKLGYRGKGYSEIAILVAFGVLPVTGAYYVQTSQFDVHALLLSIPIGLLTTLILYNHHFLHWKADKQAGKRTLVVVLGEHKALQFSKLLLLLAVLSIIACIVVEVLPIYALIALVPAFPITRVYRTLKTTNESIAYLPLMGASVKASMNCGIILIVCLIIQGSI from the coding sequence TTGAACAAATACAATCAATTCGTGAAAGCATCAAGAATGAAGGTTATGCCTGTCATTCTTATTCCAATTTTACTAGGATCTGCGAGTGCTTACGCGTGGAATGATAGATTTGATCTGTTACTACTAATTATCGCTTTGGTAGGTGGCGGTGCAATTCATTTATTTTCAAATATGATTAATGATCTGTGGGATTATCGTAGCGGGGCTGATGCAACTGCAAAAGCAACAGAAGGGGCAATTTCGACCCATTCAGGCTATTTAACGAACGGAATATGGTCGCTAAGACGATTTGCAACGATTACCTGGGCTTTGTTTGCTATCGCAGTAGTATGCGGCTTGTTATTGGCATGGTTAAGTGGGTGGGAAGTGCTCATTTTTGCAGCTGTTGGCGCACTCATTGCTTATTTTTACGTAGCACCTCCGATTAAGTTAGGTTATCGTGGGAAAGGCTATAGTGAAATTGCGATATTAGTAGCCTTTGGTGTTCTTCCTGTAACAGGAGCCTATTATGTGCAAACCTCGCAGTTCGATGTTCATGCATTGTTGCTTTCAATACCCATTGGATTGTTAACGACATTAATTTTATATAATCATCACTTCTTGCACTGGAAAGCAGATAAACAAGCAGGCAAGCGTACACTCGTTGTCGTGCTCGGTGAGCATAAGGCATTGCAATTTTCCAAACTCTTATTACTTTTAGCTGTACTTTCAATAATTGCATGTATCGTCGTTGAAGTGTTGCCCATTTATGCGTTGATCGCACTTGTTCCAGCTTTTCCGATCACTCGTGTATACCGTACTTTAAAAACAACGAATGAGTCTATTGCTTATTTACCTTTGATGGGGGCATCCGTGAAAGCATCGATGAATTGCGGTATAATACTAATTGTTTGTTTAATTATACAAGGCTCAATATAA
- a CDS encoding DUF6081 family protein translates to MSNQDQKFVLGDFHSILNEGKVWKVGGFPLPDGTFWEYREPEAVIIVRNDTLYVRAKLSRQNDHIQILDNAKHMYFSNEPIQVPESGEISFELQMRARTDNTAPGDLYDGYVSLNLLDFTTGAALDFFAGNDKYASVYAILPFPGVSVPDTGKTKYFCIFKEETDFNAREFNTYKITYNRALDEAVFFVNGREVRRETGIPVKFNEFYVCLGIMTEKDLSPQGSVSVHGQTVIAEYSPVTIEVKA, encoded by the coding sequence ATGAGCAATCAAGATCAAAAATTTGTATTAGGAGATTTCCATTCCATCCTAAATGAAGGTAAAGTGTGGAAGGTTGGCGGATTTCCTCTACCGGACGGTACGTTCTGGGAATATCGCGAGCCAGAGGCCGTTATCATCGTACGCAACGATACGCTATATGTTAGAGCAAAGCTAAGTCGGCAAAATGATCACATCCAAATATTAGATAACGCTAAGCATATGTACTTCTCTAATGAGCCTATACAAGTGCCCGAGTCCGGTGAAATTAGCTTTGAGCTTCAAATGCGCGCAAGAACGGATAATACAGCTCCAGGAGACTTGTATGATGGTTATGTATCGTTAAACTTGCTTGATTTTACAACAGGAGCAGCGCTCGATTTCTTCGCAGGAAATGATAAATACGCAAGTGTATATGCCATATTGCCATTCCCAGGAGTTTCCGTTCCGGATACAGGAAAGACAAAGTACTTCTGCATCTTTAAAGAGGAAACAGACTTTAATGCTCGTGAGTTCAATACGTACAAAATAACATATAACCGCGCATTGGATGAGGCTGTATTTTTTGTGAACGGAAGAGAGGTTCGCAGGGAGACGGGTATTCCAGTTAAGTTCAATGAATTTTACGTATGCCTAGGTATTATGACGGAGAAGGATCTATCCCCACAAGGTAGCGTGTCGGTACATGGACAGACGGTCATTGCAGAATATTCACCTGTAACCATTGAAGTAAAAGCTTAA
- a CDS encoding NosD domain-containing protein produces the protein MRQLKKRQLFGIVTIAFALTLLMSVDAVRAADNNELQQIIDGASPGDKIVLEGRSYSGPVLINKPLTLQGQSGSVIASDSGEAAIEVTADEVVIEHLTIITDDYGIKLRGADRGTISHNVIRWSGAKQDETSHSMESNGIDLYDSHDNRIENNEISNMKDAIYIENSHRSIVEGNRLFHSRYGIHCMYTDATKVINNYGEFNITGAMVMGVHDVLVSGNTFSKQSENANSQGILLFDVLTSQIEDNVVEGNRVGIYMELSYENTLRNNAVLRNFIGIQFLESTDNDFTNNEFISNVIEAEALNSTGNRMDSNYWDAVQGLDTNDDGHSDLTYAINPFYQQVTKKQAAFQLFFQSPSMNFLSNLYTDNQEQWSHDASPLMNLPQIDPQNEEHAPKSGWSVALLSLLLLGAATTTIYMGVRKS, from the coding sequence ATGAGGCAACTGAAGAAACGACAATTGTTCGGGATCGTTACAATCGCATTCGCATTGACGTTGTTAATGAGTGTAGATGCTGTAAGAGCCGCCGATAATAACGAGCTACAACAAATAATCGATGGCGCTTCACCCGGAGATAAGATCGTACTTGAAGGACGAAGCTATAGCGGACCTGTCCTCATTAATAAGCCTCTTACATTACAAGGTCAATCGGGCTCAGTTATCGCCTCAGACAGTGGTGAAGCTGCAATTGAAGTAACGGCAGATGAGGTTGTAATCGAACATTTAACGATAATAACCGATGACTATGGTATCAAGTTACGGGGTGCGGATCGAGGGACGATCAGTCATAATGTTATTCGATGGTCCGGTGCTAAGCAAGATGAGACTAGCCATAGCATGGAGAGTAACGGGATCGACCTCTATGACTCACATGACAATCGGATCGAGAATAATGAAATTTCGAATATGAAAGATGCGATATATATTGAAAACAGCCATCGTTCGATCGTTGAAGGAAACCGATTGTTCCATTCACGTTATGGCATTCATTGCATGTATACAGATGCTACAAAGGTCATCAACAACTATGGCGAGTTCAATATTACCGGTGCAATGGTTATGGGCGTACACGATGTCCTCGTCAGTGGCAATACATTTAGTAAGCAAAGTGAAAATGCCAATTCACAAGGTATACTACTATTCGACGTCTTAACTTCGCAAATCGAAGACAACGTTGTCGAAGGGAACCGCGTTGGAATCTACATGGAGCTATCGTATGAAAATACACTTCGGAACAATGCGGTTTTGCGGAATTTCATTGGAATTCAATTTTTAGAGTCAACGGATAACGATTTCACGAATAATGAATTCATCTCGAACGTGATTGAAGCAGAAGCGCTTAATAGTACCGGCAACCGGATGGACAGCAACTACTGGGATGCGGTTCAAGGACTAGATACAAACGATGATGGTCATAGTGATCTCACGTACGCGATTAATCCGTTCTATCAGCAGGTGACGAAGAAACAAGCGGCCTTTCAATTGTTTTTCCAATCACCGAGTATGAATTTTTTGAGCAACTTGTATACGGACAATCAAGAACAGTGGTCACACGATGCATCACCACTGATGAATTTACCTCAAATCGATCCGCAAAATGAAGAACATGCTCCAAAGTCAGGTTGGAGTGTTGCTCTGCTGAGCTTACTCTTATTAGGCGCTGCAACGACAACTATATATATGGGGGTTAGAAAATCATGA
- a CDS encoding nitrous oxide reductase accessory protein NosL produces the protein MKKWTVALMIILVVSALTACGATKYSALPIDESVDVCAKCKMLIKDDAFATQLTTKDGKTYKFDDLGCMNSWKHANSSEEIGMDFVRDYNSLEWIEYSKASYVYDASFRTPMAYGIVSFKDKQSAEAYINEQGKGTLMSATDLTSHTWKQNVEGMDMDKMKDHSHSEAEHA, from the coding sequence ATGAAAAAATGGACAGTCGCATTAATGATTATACTCGTGGTATCTGCTTTAACAGCATGTGGAGCGACCAAATATTCTGCTTTGCCAATCGATGAATCTGTTGATGTATGTGCGAAGTGTAAAATGCTCATTAAAGATGACGCCTTCGCTACACAGCTAACGACAAAAGACGGTAAAACGTACAAATTCGACGACCTAGGATGCATGAATAGCTGGAAGCACGCGAATAGCTCAGAAGAAATCGGTATGGATTTTGTTCGAGATTACAATTCATTAGAGTGGATTGAATACAGCAAGGCCTCTTATGTGTATGATGCCTCATTCCGTACACCAATGGCGTATGGGATTGTCAGCTTTAAAGATAAGCAATCCGCTGAAGCCTATATCAATGAGCAAGGTAAAGGAACGCTGATGAGTGCAACAGATCTGACTTCCCATACGTGGAAGCAAAATGTAGAAGGTATGGATATGGATAAGATGAAAGACCACTCTCATTCGGAAGCTGAACATGCATAA